In Grus americana isolate bGruAme1 chromosome 4, bGruAme1.mat, whole genome shotgun sequence, one genomic interval encodes:
- the LOC129206272 gene encoding drebrin-like, with protein MAAPGLERHRLALLAAKEDVGNPRAGTNWAVFAYEKHHDLKLLDSGAGGPDELAGKFSTTSIMYGLCRIQDPGTGAHRIVLINWVGEKAPESQREACAGHLPAIRAFFREASVVLSARRAEEVTQEGLSRALAQLAPATAPTLARRMPPPDAQELVGTNYRKTNPALEIRRTKRDSFWAQAEREEEQRKEEERRRALEERKRWERERMEEERREAAERELRFREKERMIEEQRKEQARLEAEERRKEKARWEQQQREHEEAMRDRGRRSESIEKAAEAAVLVSQRSQNPRDFFRQRERSGSTSGTPLPASPLGTRPGARRPFLRYQRSLTESAFIFRRPDPPPSPGPLHPGPFRAAPPPSPHRPQPPLPTSPTGTGTPPSAPTGTPTSPAGTGTPPATSPTGTRGCASVGSPPSPVGTGAPPLASPIGTAPPPPCAAWGPPSLAGAGVGSPRVGSSPHPVPEPLLPPSTPRTGCPPGPPGSGSPDSTCGAEPLPPCSTPGLGAPSSPPRQLPPGTEEAVTLPPPSPPPAEDGPPPDTFPLPSPPALGSPGPLVGLGEGVPSPPGGSPRSGVTPAPVPRAGTPLRSPSPPSLPQDPALPCPAAREPQPGSMGQEPARGNSGHNGIGGPEQGGWPDPWEQDPPPGQGDEPGDAILLPQPLHKAGPGFALLLARDAPHPQLPGGTSPPAEDEDLSPHAV; from the exons aTGGCGGCCCCGGGGCTGGAGCGGCACCGGCTGGCGCTGCTGGCGGCCAAGGAGGACGTGGGCAACCCCCGGGCCGGGACCAACTG ggcCGTCTTTGCCTATGAGAAGCACCATGATCTCAAGCTGCTGGACTCCGGAG CCGGGGGTCCAGATGAGCTGGCTGGGAAATTCTCCACCACCAGCATCATGTACGGGCTGTGCCGCATCCAAGACCCCGGCACCGGCGCTCACCGCATCGTCCTCATAAACTGG GTCGGGGAGAAGGCACCGGAGTCCCAACGAGAGGCGTGTGCCGGCCATCTGCCCGCCATCAGAGCCTTCTTTAGG GAGGCCAGCGTGGTGCTGAGCGCCCGCCGTGCCGAGGAGGTGACGCAGGAGGGGCTGAGCCGGGCGCTGGCACAGTTggcccccgccaccgcccccaCCCTCGCCAGGAGGATGCCCCCGCCGGACGCCCAGGAGCTGGTG GGCACCAACTACCGCAAGACCAACCCGGCGCTGGAGATCCGCCGGACCAAGCGGGACTCCTTCTGGGCCCAGGCCGAG CGCGAGGAGGAGCAGCGCAAGGAGGaggagcggcggcgggcgctGGAGGAACGCAAGCGCTGGGAGCGGGAGcggatggaggaggagaggcggGAGGCGGCCGAGCGCGAGCTCCGTTTCAGGGAGAAGGAGCGGATGATCGAGGAGCAGCG GAAGGAGCAGGCACGGCTGGAGGCGGAGGAGCGCAGGAAGGAGAAGGCGCGATGG gagcagcagcagcgagagCACGAGGAGGCCATGCGGGACCGCGGCCGGCGCAGCGAGTCCATCGAGAAGGCGGCC GAGGCGGCCGTCCTGGTGTCCCAGCGCTCGCAGAACCCGCGGGATTTCTTCCGGCAGCGGGAGCGCTCGGGGTCCACCTCCGGCACCCCGCTGCCCGCCTCCCCCCTCGGCACCAGGCCCG GTGCCCGGCGGCCGTTCCTGCGGTACCAGCGCAGCCTGACCGAGTCGGCCTTCATCTTCCGCCGGCCGGACCCCCCGCCCTCGCCCGGACCCCTCCACCCTGGGCCATTCAGGGctgcgcccccccccagcccccaccgaccccagcctcccctccccaccagccccacggggacggggacccctccctctgcccccaccgggacccccaccagccccgcggggacagggacccccccagctaCCAGCCCCACAGGGACAAGGGGCTGTGCCAGCGTggggagcccccccagccctgtgggtACAGGGGCCCCCCCTCTGGCCAGCCCCATTGGgacagcccccccccctccctgtgctgcctgggggccccccagcctggcaggggcAGGGGTAGGGTCCCCTCGGGTAGGGTcgtccccccaccccgtgccagagcccctgctcccccccagtacccccaggACGGGGTGCCCCCCTGGCCCCCCCGGGTCGGGGTCCCCTGACAGCACTTGTGGGGCAGAGCCCCTGCCCCCCTGCAGCACTCCCGGGCTGGgggcccccagcagccccccccggcagctcccCCCGGGCACCGAGGAGGCCGTGactctgcctccccccagcccccccccggctgAGGACGGGCCCCCCCCGGacaccttccccctccccagccccccagcactgGGGTCTCCAGGACCGCTGGTGGGGCTGGGTGAGGGGGTCCCAAGCCCaccgggggggtccccccgATCTGGGGTGACACCTGCCCCAGTGCCCCGGGCCGGGACCCCCCtgcgcagccccagcccccccagcctgccGCAGGATCCGGCCCTTCCCTGCCCGGCAGCCCGGGAACCGCAGCCAG GGTCCATGGGGCAGGAGCCGGCCCGGGGCAACTCGGGCCACAACGGCATCGGGGGCCCTGAGCAGGGGGGCTGGCCGGacccctgggagcaggacccccccccggggcag GGGGACGAGCCCGGCGACGCCATCCTCCTGCCACAGCCCCTGCACAAAGCCGGGCCAG GCTttgccctgctgctggcccGCGACGCCCCCCACCCGCAGCTGCCGGGGGGCACCAGCCCCCCCGCCGAGGACGAGGACCTGTCCCCCCACGCCGTGTAG
- the LOC129206365 gene encoding rho-related BTB domain-containing protein 2-like: MDLDVDYERPNVETIKCVVVGDNAVGKTRLICARACNATLSQYQLLATHVPTVWAIDQYRVCQEVLERSRDVVDEVSVSLRLWDTFGDHHKDRRFAYGRSDVVVLCFSLANPNSLRHVKTMWYPEIKHFCPRTPIVLVGCQLDLRYADLEAVNRARRPLAKPIKPTDILPPERGHEVAKELGVPYYETSVVAQFGIKDVFDNAIRAALISRRHLQFWKSHLKKMQRPLLQAPFLPPKPPPPVIQVPDPPASRGWGPAALFCTPLCADVVFQLQGGQRVFAHRVYLATSCSKFYDLFTLEGPRGGAKEPAARTKSLDGERGALAEGAHAPLRTSQSDDALRPVAGDGATLGDGGDRDLSAWGRGFVSMRWELVADPVAGREKQMAVVCMDRRVQAEPFRAVLEYLYTGRLDQARGDLMQVATIAELLEVFDLRMMVANVLNKESFMNQEITKAFHVRRANRIKECLGKGVFADVVFRVDDGAVPAHKPLLIAGCDWMMAMFRGAFRESYAAEVSLPGTNCACLRAVLDFLYTGVFTPTPDLDAMELLILTNRLCLPRLQALTEQYAVDELLRAFMQRVEIDEQVIIYLEMTQFHNARQLAAWCLHYICTNYNSVCRRFPREMKFMSPENQAHFERHRWPPVWYLKEEDLYLRSKKEREREEQLQRKQHTRSKWCFWRPSPHVS, encoded by the exons ATGGACCTGGACGTGGACTACGAGCGCCCCAACGTCGAGACCATCAAGTGCGTGGTGGTGGGCGACAACGCGGTGGGGAAGACGCGGCTGATCTGCGCCCGCGCCTGCAACGCCACGCTCAGCCAGTACCAGCTGCTGGCCACGCACGTCCCCACCGTCTGGGCCATCGACCAGTACCGCGTCTGCCAGGag GTGCTGGAGCGCTCCCGGGATGTGGTGGACGAGGTCAGCGTCTCCCTGCGCCTCTGGGACACCTTCGGGGACCACCACAAGGACCGGCGCTTCGCTTACGGCAG GTCAGATGTGGTCGTGCTCTGCTTCTCGCTGGCGAACCCCAACTCCCTGCGCCACGTGAAGACGATGTGGTACCCCGAGATCAAGCACTTCTGCCCCCGGACGCCCATCGTGCTGGTGGGGTGCCAGCTGGACCTGCGCTACGCCGACCTGGAGGCCGTCAACCGGGCACGCCGCCCCTTGGCCAA GCCCATCAAGCCCACGGACATCCTGCCCCCGGAGCGGGGCCACGAGGTGGCCAAGGAGCTGGGAGTGCCCTACTACGAGACCAGCGTGGTGGCCCAGTTCGGCATCAAGGATGTCTTCGACAACGCCATCCGGGCTGCCCTCATCTCCCGCCGGCACCTCCAGTTCTGGAAGTCCCACCTGAAGAAGATGCAGCGGCCGCTGCTGCAGGCCCCCTTCCTACCCCCCAAGCCCCCGCCGCCCGTCATCCAGGTCCCCGACCCGCCGGCCAGCCGCGGCTGGGGCCCCGCCGCCCTCTTCTGCACCCCGCTCTGCGCCGACGTCGTCTTCCAGCTGCAGGGCGGCCAGCGGGTCTTCGCCCACCGCGTCTACCTGgccacctcctgctccaagtTCTACGACCTCTTCACCCTGGaggggccgcgggggggggccAAGGAGCCGGCCGCCCGCACCAAGAGCCTggacggggagcggggggcCCTGGCCGAGGGGGCGCACGCCCCGCTGCGGACTTCGCAGAGCGACGACGCCCTGCGGCCGGTGGCGGGGGACGGTGCGACGCTTGGCGACGGCGGCGACCGCGACCTGTCGGCCTGGGGCCGCGGCTTCGTCAGCATGCGCTGGGAGCTGGTGGCCGACCCGGTGGCGGGGCGGGAGAAGCAGATGGCGGTGGTGTGCATGGACCGGCGGGTGCAGGCGGAGCCCTTCCGTGCCGTGCTGGAGTACCTCTACACCGGGCGGCTGGACCAGGCCCGCGGGGACCTGATGCAGGTGGCCACCATCGCCGAGCTGCTGGAGGTCTTCGACCTGCGCATGATGGTGGCCAACGTGCTCAACAAGGAGAGCTTCATGAACCAGGAGATCACCAAGGCTTTCCACGTCCGCCGCGCCAACCGCATCAAGGagtgcctggggaagggggtCTTCGCAG ACGTGGTTTTCCGCGTGGACGATGGGGCCGTGCCGGCGCACAAGCCCCTGCTCATCGCTGGCTGCGACTGGATGATGGCCATGTTCCGGGGGGCTTTCCGGGAGAGCTACGCTGCCGAG GTCTCCCTGCCCGGCACCAACTGCGCCTGCCTGCGTGCCGTCCTCGACTTCCTCTACACCGGGGTCTTCACCCCCACGCCCGACCTGGACGCGATGGAGCTCCTCATCCTCACCAACCGCCTCTGCCTGCCTCGGCTGCAGGCGCTCACAG aGCAGTACGCCGTGGATGAGCTGCTGCGAGCCTTCATGCAGCGGGTGGAGATCGACGAGCAGGTGATCATCTACCTGGAGATGACACAG TTCCACAATGCCCGGCAGCTGGCCGCCTGGTGCCTGCACTACATCTGCACCAACTACAACAGCGTCTGCCGCCGCTTCCCCCGGGAGATGAAGTTCATGTCCCCAG AGAACCAGGCGCACTTCGAGCGGCACCGCTGGCCGCCGGTCTGGTACCTGAAGGAGGAGGACCTGTACCTGCGCTCCAAGAAGGAGCGGGAGCgggaggagcagctgcagcgCAAGCAGCACACCCGCAGCAAGTGGTGCTTCTGGCGGCCCTCGCCCCACGTCTCCTGA